A section of the Budorcas taxicolor isolate Tak-1 chromosome 17, Takin1.1, whole genome shotgun sequence genome encodes:
- the C17H22orf39 gene encoding UPF0545 protein C22orf39 homolog — MAEGEGWRPPRPCEAYRAEWELCRSAGHFLRHYYVHGERPACGQWRRDLASCREWEERRSAEAQRSLCESERARVRAAQKHGLVWAPRQSPPEDWHLPLPEDKDG; from the exons ATGGCGGAAGGTGAAGGCTGGCGG CCGCCGCGCCCGTGCGAGGCCTACCGCGCGGAGTGGGAGCTCTGCCGCAGCGCCGGGCACTTCCTGCGCCACTACTACGTCCACGGCGAGCGGCCGGCCTGCGGGCAGTGGCGGCGCGACCTGGCCAGCTGCCGCGAGTGGGAGGAGCGCCGCAGCGCCGAAGCCCAG CGGTCCCTGTGTGAAAGCGAGCGGGCCAGAGTTCGGGCTGCACAGAAGCATGGCCTGGTGTGGGCGCCCAGGCAGAGCCCCCCAGAAGACTGGCACCTCCCTCTGCCTGAGGACAAGGACGGGTGA
- the CLDN5 gene encoding claudin-5: MGSAALEILGLVLCLVGWVGLILACGLPMWQVTAFLDHNIVTAQTTWKGLWMSCVVQSTGHMQCKVYDSVLALSPEVQAARALTVGAALLALIALFVTLAGAQCTTCVAPGPAKARVALTGGALYALCGLLALVPLCWFANIVVREFYDPTVPMSQKYELGAALYIGWAASALLMCGGGLVCCGAWVCTGRPDFSFPVKYSASRRPTATGDYDKKNYV, encoded by the coding sequence ATGGGGTCGGCGGCGCTGGAGATTCTCGGCTTGGTGCTGTGCCTGGTGGGCTGGGTGGGCCTCATCCTGGCGTGCGGGCTCCCCATGTGGCAGGTGACGGCCTTCCTGGACCACAACATCGTGACGGCGCAGACCACCTGGAAGGGGCTGTGGATGTCGTGCGTGGTGCAGAGCACCGGCCACATGCAGTGCAAAGTGTACGACTCGGTGCTGGCGCTGAGCCCCGAGGTGCAGGCGGCGCGCGCGCTCACCGTGGGCGCCGCGCTGCTGGCGCTCATCGCGCTCTTCGTGACCCTGGCGGGCGCCCAGTGCACCACCTGCGTGGCCCCCGGCCCGGCCAAGGCGCGCGTGGCCCTCACGGGCGGCGCGCTCTACGCGCTCTGCGGGCTGCTGGCGCTGGTGCCGCTCTGCTGGTTCGCCAACATCGTGGTCCGCGAGTTCTACGACCCGACCGTGCCCATGTCTCAGAAGTACGAGCTGGGCGCCGCGCTCTACATCGGCTGGGCCGCCTCGGCGCTGCTCATGTGCGGCGGCGGCCTCGTGTGCTGCGGCGCCTGGGTCTGCACCGGCCGCCCCGATTTCAGCTTCCCGGTGAAGTACTCGGCGTCGCGGCGGCCGACGGCCACCGGCGACTACGACAAGAAGAACTACGTCTGA
- the UFD1 gene encoding ubiquitin recognition factor in ER-associated degradation protein 1, protein MFSFNMFDHPIPRVFQSRFSTQYRCFSVSMLAGPSDRSDVEKGGKIIMPPSALDQLSRLNITYPMLFKLTNKNSDRVTHCGVLEFVADEGICYLPHWMMQNLLLEEGGLVQVESVNLQVATYSKFQPQSPDFLDITNPKAVLENALRNFACLTTGDVIAINYNEKIYELRVMETKPDKAVSIIECDMNVDFDAPLGYKEPERQAQHEESAEGEADHSGYTGELGFRAFSGSGNRLDGKKKGVEPSPSPVRPGDIKRGIPNYEFKLGKITFIRNSRPLVKKVEEDEAGGRFVAFSGEGQSLRKKGRKP, encoded by the exons ATG TTCTCCTTCAACATGTTCGACCACCCGATCCCCCGGGTCTTCCAGAGCCGCTTCTCCACGCAGTACCGCTGCTTCTCCGTGTCCATGCTCGCGGGGCCCAGCGACAGGTCGGACgtggagaaaggagggaaga TAATTATGCCACCCTCAGCCCTCGACCAGCTCA GCCGACTTAACATCACCTACCCCATGCTGTTCAAGCTGACCAACAAGAACTCAGACCGAGTGACTCACTGCGGGGTGCTGGAGTTTGTGGCCGACGAGGGCATCTGCTACCTCCCACACTGG ATGATGCAGAACTTGCTGCTGGAGGAGGGCGGCCTGGTTCAGGTGGAGAGCGTCAACCTGCAGGTGGCCACGTACTCCAAGTTCCAGCCGCAGAGCCCCGACTTCCTGGACATCACCAACCCTAAGGCCGT GTTAGAAAATGCATTGAGAAACTTCGCTTGTCTGACCACTGGGGACGTGATTGCAATCAACTACAACGAGAAG ATCTATGAGCTGCGGGTGATGGAGACCAAGCCGGACAAGGCCGTGTCCATCATTGAGTGCGACATGAAT GTGGACTTCGACGCCCCCCTGGGCTACAAGGAGCCGGAGAGGCAGGCCCAGCATGAGGAGTCGGCC GAAGGCGAAGCTGACCACAGTGGCTACACTGGGGAGCTGGGCTTCCGC GCCTTTTCTGGCTCCGGAAACAGACTGGACGGGAAGAAGAAGGGGGTggagcccagcccctccccagtcaGGCCTGGAGACATCAAGAG AGGAATTCCCAACTATGAATTTAAACTTGGCAAGATCACGTTCATCAGAAACTCACGTCCGCTGGTCAAGAAGGTTGAGGAG GATGAAGCCGGAGGCAGATTCGTtgctttctctggagaaggacagtCGTTGCGtaaaaagggaagaaagccaTAA
- the MRPL40 gene encoding 39S ribosomal protein L40, mitochondrial, whose product MAAAALGAARRALRRASGLLAARPTQTGAARRRASLLSFWGLVPTRAEPLRKKKKVDPKKDQAAKERLKKRIRRLEKATQELIPIEDFITPVKFLNQARQRPPVELPFEESERRALLLKKWSLYKQREHELERAAIASLLEAQREALRELELTAPELHAEATKRDPSLFPFERQGPDYTPPIANYQPPEGRYQDITKVYTQVEFKK is encoded by the exons ATGGCGGCCGCGGCGCTGGGGGCGGCCCGGCGCGCGCTGCGCCGCGCGAGCGG GCTCCTGGCGGCGCGGCCGACGCAGACGGGGGCCGCGCGGCGGCGGGCCTCCCTGCTGTCCTTCTGGGGACTCGTGCCCACGAG AGCAGAGCCTCTGCGGAAGAAGAAGAAGGTGGACCCCAAGAAAGACCAGGCAGCGAAGGAGCGCCTGAAAAAGAGGATCCGGCGACTGGAGAAGGCGACCCAGGAGCTGATTCCCATTGAGGACTTTATCACCCCGGTCAAGTTCTTGAATCAGGCAAG GCAGCGGCCGCCGGTGGAGCTCCCCTTTGAGGAGAGCGAGCGGAGAGCCCTTCTCCTGAAGAAGTGGTCACTGTACAAGCAGCGTGAGCACGAGCTGGAGAGGGCCGCTATCGCGTCCCTGCTCGAGGCCCAGCGGGAAGCTCTGCGGGAGCTGGAGCTCACGGCCCCGGAGCTCCATGCCGAGGCTACCAAGCGGGACCCCAGCCTGTTTCCTTTCGAGAGACAAGGGCCAGACTACACGCCGCCCATCGCCAACTACCAGCCCCCAGAAGGCAGGTACCAAGACATCACCAAGGTGTATACACAGGTGGAGTTCAAGAAGTAG
- the CDC45 gene encoding LOW QUALITY PROTEIN: cell division control protein 45 homolog (The sequence of the model RefSeq protein was modified relative to this genomic sequence to represent the inferred CDS: deleted 2 bases in 1 codon) — MFVSDFRKEFYEVVQSQRVLLFVASDVDALCACKILQALFQCDHVQYTLIPVSGWQELETAFLEHKEQFRYFVLINCGANVDLLDILQPDEEAVFFVCDTHRPVNVVNVYNDTQIKLLIKQDDDLEVPAYEDIFRDEEEDEEHSGNESDEGSEPSEKRTRLEEEIAERTLKRRQRREWEARRRDILFDYEQYEYHGTSAAMVMFDLAWLMSKDLSDMLWWAIVGLTGQWVQDKITQVKYVTDVGALQRHVSRHSHRHEDEAHALSVDCVRISFEYDLRLALYQHWSLHDSLRNTCYTAARFKLWSLQGQKRLQEFLADVGLPLKQVKQKFQSMDVSLKENLREMIEESANKFGMKDMRVQTFSVCFGFKHKFLASDVVFATMSLMESPEHSSGTDSFTQALDSLSRGSLDKLYLGLELAKRQLRATQQTIASCLCTNLVVSQGPFLYCALTEGTPDVALFSKPASLSLLSRHLLKSFVCSTKNRRCKLLPLVMAAPLSAEQATVTMVGIPPETDSSDRKNFFGRAFEKAAEGTNSRALHNHFDLSASWRRSPQWQPPRPISDLTGQVVLAGRQDAPASPGWGLRGRAAWLPRSQAVIELKAEDRSKFLDALVTLLS; from the exons ATGTTCGTGTCCGACTTCCGCAAGGAGTTCTACGAGGTGGTCCAGAGCCAG AGGGTCCTTCTCTTCGTGGCCTCGGACGTGGACGCTCTGTGCGCTTGCAAGATCCTTCAG GCCCTGTTCCAGTGTGACCACGTGCAGTATACGCTGATTCCAGTTTCTGGGTGGCAAGAACTTGAAACTGCATTTCTAGAGCATAAAGAACAG TTCCGCTACTTCGTCCTCATAAACTGTGGCGCGAACGTGGATCTGCTGGACATCCTGCAACCCGATGAAGAGGCTGTGTTTTTCGTGTGTGACACTCACAGGCCAGTCAATGTTGTGAACGTGTACAACGACACCCAG ATCAAACTGCTCATTAAACAAGATGATGACCTTGAAGTTCCCGCCTATGAAGACATCTTTCGGGATGAAGAGGAGGATGaagaacattcaggaaatgaaagcGATGAGGGGTCAGAGCCCTCTGAGAAGCGCACACGGCTGGAGGAG GAGATCGCAGAGCGAACCCTGAAGAGGAGACAGCGGAGAGAGTGGGAGGCCCGGAG GAGAGACATCCTCTTTGACTACGAGCAGTACGAGTATCACGGGACGTCG GCTGCCATGGTGATGTTCGACCTGGCGTGGCTGATGTCCAAGGACCTGAGCGACATGCTGTG GTGGGCCATCGTTGGACTCACGGGCCAGTGGGTGCAAGACAAAATCACCCA GGTGAAGTACGTGACTGACGTGGGCGCGCTGCAGCGGCACGTGTCCCGGCACAGCCACCGGCACGAGGACGAGGCGCACGCGCTCTCCGTGGACTGCGTGCGCATCTCCTTTGAGTACGA CCTCCGCCTGGCGCTCTACCAGCATTGGTCGCTCCACGACAGCCTGCGCAACACGTGCTACACGGCGGCCCGGTTCAAGCTCTGGTCCCTGCAGGGGCAGAAGCGGCTGCAGGAGTTCCTCGCAGATGTGGG TCTCCCTCTCAAACAGGTGAAGCAGAAGTTTCAATCCATGGACGTTTCCTTGAAGGAAAATTTGCGGGAGATGATTGAAGAGTCTGCaaataagtttgg CATGAAGGACATGCGCGTCCAGACTTTCAGCGTCTGCTTTGGCTTCAAGCACAAGTTCCTGGCCAGTGACGTGGTCTTCGCCACGATGTCGCTGATGGAGAGCCCCGAGCACAGCTCCGGGACGGACAGCTTCACACAGGCCCTGGACAGCCTCTCCAG GGGCTCTCTGGACAAGCTGTACCTCGGCCTGGAGCTCGCCAAGCGGCAGCTGCGCGCCACGCAGCAGACCATCGCCAGCTGCCTTTGCACCAACCTCGTCGTCTCCCAGGGGCCCTTCCTCTACTGCGCCCTCACGGAG GGCACCCCGGACGTGGCGCTGTTCTCCAAGCCCGCCTCCTTGAGCCTGCTCAGCAGACACCTGCTCAAATCCTTCGTGTGCTCG ACAAAGAACCGGCGCTGCAAGCTGCTGCCCTTGGTGATGGCCGCCCCCCTGAGCGCAGAGCAGGCCACCGTGACTATGGTGGGCATACCCCCAGAGACCGACAGCTCGGACAGGAAGAA CTTTTTCGGCCGGGCGTTTGAGAAGGCAGCGGAGGGCACCAACTCCCGGGCACTGCACAACCACTTCGATCTCTCGG CCTCGTGGAGGCGGTCCCCCCAGTGGCAGCCCCCTCGTCCCATTTCAGACCTG ACTGGACAGGTGGTGCTGGCTGGCCGGCAGGACGCCCCGGCTTCCCCAGGCTGGGGCCTCCGGGGCCGAGCTGCTTGGCTCCCCCGCTCCCAGGCGG TGATTGAGCTGAAGGCCGAGGACCGCAGCAAGTTCCTGGATGCGCTCGTGACCCTGCTCTCCTAG